The Oceanococcus sp. HetDA_MAG_MS8 genome has a window encoding:
- the nqrM gene encoding (Na+)-NQR maturation NqrM, with protein sequence MLATIAISFVIMLLAVTGMAVGALVANKPIKGSCGGIAAKDGFDCACAAAGRKVCDDEDQPAVSPRSQLASNALK encoded by the coding sequence ATGCTTGCCACAATCGCAATTTCCTTCGTCATCATGCTCTTAGCTGTAACCGGAATGGCAGTGGGCGCCTTGGTCGCAAACAAGCCCATCAAAGGCTCCTGCGGGGGAATTGCGGCCAAAGATGGCTTTGATTGCGCCTGTGCCGCAGCCGGCCGCAAAGTATGTGATGATGAAGATCAGCCAGCTGTGTCGCCTCGGTCGCAGCTCGCTAGTAACGCCTTGAAATAA
- the nqrF gene encoding NADH:ubiquinone reductase (Na(+)-transporting) subunit F → MTEIALGVALFTGIVLALVTIILAARSKLVPQGNVKITINDEKTIEAPTGGKLLGTLANAGLFVPSACGGGGTCAQCRVQVNEGGGSILPTEESHITKREARDGDRLSCQVTVKQDMKIHVPEEVFGVKKWECTVRSNDNVATFIKELVLELPAGENVNFRAGGYIQIECPDDVIEYKNFQIADEYRGDWDKFKLFDLVSKPKEPALRAYSMANYPEEEGIIMLNVRIATPPPSRMDLAPGVMSSYIFNLKPGDKVTISGPFGEFFAKETDAEMVFVGGGAGMAPMRSHIFDQLRRIKTNRKMSFWYGARSLREMFYVEDFDMLAKENDNFDWHVALSDPQPEDNWEGDTGFIHEVLYENYLKDHPAPEDCEFYMCGPPMMNAAVIKMLTDLGVEPENIMLDDFGG, encoded by the coding sequence ATGACTGAGATTGCCCTCGGCGTCGCCCTGTTCACCGGCATTGTGCTGGCCTTGGTGACCATCATCCTGGCCGCTCGCTCGAAGCTAGTGCCCCAGGGGAACGTCAAGATCACCATTAACGACGAAAAAACCATCGAAGCGCCAACCGGCGGCAAGCTCTTGGGCACATTGGCCAACGCTGGCTTATTTGTTCCCTCCGCTTGTGGCGGTGGTGGCACCTGTGCCCAATGCCGTGTGCAGGTGAATGAAGGTGGTGGTTCCATTCTGCCTACCGAGGAATCACACATCACCAAACGCGAGGCCCGCGATGGTGACCGTTTGTCCTGCCAAGTGACCGTGAAGCAGGACATGAAAATTCATGTTCCTGAAGAGGTCTTTGGCGTGAAAAAGTGGGAGTGCACCGTGCGCTCCAACGACAACGTCGCGACCTTCATCAAGGAGTTGGTACTCGAACTCCCGGCCGGCGAAAACGTGAACTTCCGGGCCGGCGGTTACATTCAAATTGAATGCCCCGACGACGTTATTGAGTACAAAAACTTCCAAATCGCCGATGAATACCGCGGTGACTGGGATAAGTTCAAACTCTTCGACTTGGTCTCTAAGCCTAAGGAGCCGGCACTCCGGGCCTACTCCATGGCGAACTATCCAGAGGAAGAGGGCATCATCATGCTCAACGTGCGGATTGCGACGCCGCCGCCCTCACGGATGGATTTGGCGCCGGGTGTAATGAGTTCGTACATCTTCAACCTGAAGCCGGGCGACAAGGTAACCATTTCGGGGCCCTTCGGTGAGTTTTTCGCCAAGGAAACCGACGCGGAAATGGTGTTCGTGGGTGGCGGCGCCGGCATGGCACCCATGCGTTCACACATTTTTGATCAGCTGCGTCGCATCAAGACCAATCGCAAAATGAGCTTTTGGTATGGGGCACGCAGTCTGCGTGAGATGTTCTATGTCGAAGACTTCGACATGCTGGCCAAGGAAAATGACAACTTTGATTGGCATGTAGCCTTGTCCGACCCTCAGCCTGAAGACAACTGGGAAGGGGATACCGGCTTCATCCATGAAGTGCTCTACGAGAACTACCTCAAAGATCACCCGGCACCGGAAGATTGTGAGTTCTACATGTGTGGGCCACCTATGATGAACGCGGCCGTCATCAAGATGTTGACCGATCTTGGTGTAGAGCCCGAAAACATCATGTTGGATGATTTTGGTGGCTGA
- the nqrE gene encoding NADH:ubiquinone reductase (Na(+)-transporting) subunit E produces MAELVNLFLKAVFVENMALAFFLGMCTFLAVSKKISTAIGLGVAVVVVQAITVPANNLMYQFLLKDGALAWAGLPNVDLSFLGLISYIGMIAAMVQILEMFLDKYVPALHAALGIFLPLITVNCAILGGTLFMVERDYNFAESVVYGLGSGAGWALAIVALAGIREKLKYSDVPDGLQGLGITFISTGLMALGFMAFSGVQL; encoded by the coding sequence ATGGCCGAGCTCGTTAATCTGTTTTTGAAGGCCGTGTTCGTAGAGAACATGGCGCTGGCCTTCTTCTTGGGCATGTGTACCTTCTTGGCCGTGTCCAAGAAGATTTCCACAGCCATCGGGCTGGGTGTGGCCGTGGTTGTGGTGCAAGCCATCACCGTTCCCGCGAACAACTTGATGTACCAGTTCTTGCTCAAAGATGGGGCATTGGCCTGGGCGGGGCTGCCGAATGTCGATCTGTCCTTTTTGGGCTTGATTTCTTACATCGGCATGATCGCTGCGATGGTCCAAATTCTGGAAATGTTTTTGGACAAGTACGTGCCCGCACTGCATGCGGCACTGGGGATCTTCCTGCCACTTATCACCGTGAACTGCGCCATTTTGGGGGGCACGCTGTTCATGGTGGAGCGGGATTACAACTTCGCCGAGTCCGTGGTCTATGGCCTCGGCAGTGGCGCGGGATGGGCGCTTGCCATTGTTGCTCTGGCAGGCATACGGGAGAAGCTGAAGTATTCGGACGTGCCCGATGGGCTACAAGGTCTGGGTATTACCTTCATTAGCACCGGGTTGATGGCCTTAGGGTTTATGGCCTTCTCCGGCGTGCAACTCTAG
- a CDS encoding NADH:ubiquinone reductase (Na(+)-transporting) subunit D, whose protein sequence is MADFDNKKILTEPVFDNNPIVLQVLGICSALAVTTKLETALIMCIALTSVVAFSNLFISLIRKNIPSNIRIIVQMTIIASLVIVVDQMLKAFVYDVAKQLSVFVGLIITNCIVMGRAEAYAMKNPPIPSFLDGIGNGLGYSMILIVVATVRELFGAGTLLGIEILPLATEGGWYTPMGLLLLPPSAFFIIGLFIWILRTVKPAQVEKHDYQIHAVHRTEAV, encoded by the coding sequence ATGGCGGACTTTGACAACAAGAAGATCCTGACAGAACCGGTCTTCGACAATAATCCCATCGTCTTGCAGGTGCTCGGCATCTGCTCTGCGTTGGCCGTAACCACCAAGCTGGAAACTGCGTTGATTATGTGTATCGCGCTCACCAGCGTGGTGGCCTTCTCCAACTTGTTCATCAGCCTGATTCGCAAGAATATTCCGAGCAACATCCGGATTATTGTGCAGATGACCATCATTGCCTCCTTGGTCATCGTGGTGGATCAGATGCTCAAGGCCTTCGTGTACGACGTGGCGAAGCAGCTCTCCGTTTTTGTGGGCTTGATCATTACGAACTGCATCGTGATGGGGCGCGCCGAAGCCTACGCGATGAAGAACCCTCCCATTCCCAGCTTCCTGGATGGGATTGGCAACGGGCTGGGTTATTCGATGATACTCATTGTGGTTGCGACCGTTCGTGAGCTTTTCGGTGCAGGGACCTTGCTCGGCATTGAGATCCTGCCACTTGCGACCGAAGGCGGGTGGTATACCCCCATGGGCTTGCTGCTGCTGCCTCCGTCGGCCTTCTTCATCATCGGTCTGTTCATTTGGATCTTGCGTACGGTGAAACCTGCGCAGGTCGAAAAGCATGACTACCAGATCCACGCAGTCCACCGTACGGAAGCAGTCTGA
- a CDS encoding Na(+)-translocating NADH-quinone reductase subunit C, translating into MAFKDLPNDSIVKTVLVATTLCLVCSVAVSAAAVYLRPAQEANKLADLQRNIVRVADVPLEGRSVQEVFAEFEARLVDLETGTFSDAKDPLEYDQRKASKDPAQAEVIPASEDIADVKMRERYSTVYLIRDAAGAVEKIILPVRGYGLWSTLWGYLALEGDADTVVGLSFYEHAETPGLGGEVDNPTWKALWDGKEVYGEDGDVQIRLVKGGVDHSDPSNKHKMDALSGATLTSNGVTNLLQYWMGENGYKPFLKNLREGKA; encoded by the coding sequence ATGGCCTTTAAAGACCTCCCTAACGACAGCATCGTCAAAACCGTTCTGGTCGCGACGACTCTGTGTCTGGTGTGTTCCGTCGCGGTATCGGCCGCGGCGGTCTACCTGCGCCCGGCCCAGGAAGCCAACAAGTTGGCTGACCTGCAACGCAACATCGTCCGCGTGGCTGATGTGCCTCTGGAGGGGCGCAGCGTGCAGGAGGTCTTCGCCGAATTCGAGGCCCGTTTGGTGGACTTAGAAACTGGCACCTTCAGCGATGCCAAAGACCCGCTGGAATACGATCAGCGTAAGGCCTCCAAGGATCCTGCTCAGGCTGAAGTGATTCCTGCCAGTGAAGACATTGCCGATGTGAAGATGCGTGAGCGCTATTCCACGGTGTATTTGATTCGCGATGCTGCCGGCGCCGTGGAAAAAATTATTCTGCCAGTGCGGGGCTACGGCTTGTGGTCCACCTTGTGGGGCTACTTAGCCCTGGAAGGGGACGCCGACACGGTGGTGGGTTTGTCTTTTTACGAGCATGCCGAAACGCCAGGACTGGGCGGGGAAGTGGACAACCCCACCTGGAAAGCCCTGTGGGACGGCAAAGAAGTGTACGGCGAAGATGGTGATGTCCAGATTCGCTTGGTGAAAGGGGGAGTGGACCATAGCGACCCGAGTAACAAGCACAAGATGGATGCCCTGTCTGGGGCTACGCTGACCTCGAATGGCGTGACCAACTTGCTGCAGTATTGGATGGGTGAGAACGGCTACAAACCGTTTCTTAAGAACTTGCGGGAGGGCAAGGCCTAA
- a CDS encoding NADH:ubiquinone reductase (Na(+)-transporting) subunit B: MAKTREFLDRMHPLFAKGGKFEKYYAVYEMVDTFFYSPPDVTRGAPHVRDGIDLKRVMIYVWLAVMPAMLVGCWNIGFQANSAMAELGMTSVDGWRGALLELFGNSYNPNSVLDNFFHGFAYFLPVYMTTFIVGGIWEVIFAAVRNHEVNEGFFVTSILFSLTLPPTIPLWMVALGVSFGVVIGKEVFGGTGKNFLNPALTGRAFLYFAYPAAMSGDAVWTAVDGWTGATPLGMAALGGVSAITDSGMTWMQTFMGQLPGSIGEASTLAILIGGAFLVITGVANWRIILGVFLGMVATATLMNAVGSADNPMTSMPWYWHLSIGGFAFGMMFMATDPVSASMTNAGRYAFGALIGFMTILIRVINPAFPEGIMLAILFANIFAPLIDYAVVNANIKRRRNRLAAAQPAA; this comes from the coding sequence ATGGCTAAAACACGCGAATTTCTGGATCGAATGCACCCCCTGTTCGCCAAGGGCGGGAAGTTCGAGAAGTACTACGCCGTCTATGAGATGGTCGACACCTTCTTCTATTCGCCGCCGGATGTGACCCGCGGCGCGCCGCACGTACGCGACGGCATTGATCTGAAGCGGGTGATGATCTACGTGTGGTTGGCCGTTATGCCAGCCATGCTGGTGGGCTGTTGGAACATCGGTTTCCAGGCCAATAGCGCGATGGCTGAACTGGGCATGACCAGTGTTGATGGTTGGCGCGGCGCTCTACTGGAACTGTTTGGCAACAGCTATAACCCGAACAGTGTGCTGGACAACTTCTTCCACGGCTTCGCTTACTTCCTGCCCGTGTATATGACCACCTTCATTGTGGGCGGCATCTGGGAAGTGATTTTTGCTGCGGTGCGTAACCACGAAGTGAATGAAGGCTTCTTCGTCACATCCATTCTATTTTCGCTGACGCTGCCACCGACCATCCCTTTGTGGATGGTGGCTTTGGGCGTGAGCTTTGGTGTGGTGATTGGTAAAGAGGTTTTCGGCGGAACTGGCAAGAACTTCCTGAACCCCGCGTTGACCGGACGTGCGTTCTTGTACTTTGCCTATCCCGCAGCGATGTCTGGCGATGCGGTTTGGACCGCTGTTGATGGCTGGACAGGTGCGACTCCTTTGGGCATGGCTGCCCTGGGCGGCGTATCTGCGATCACCGACTCTGGGATGACATGGATGCAGACCTTTATGGGTCAGCTACCAGGCTCTATCGGTGAAGCTTCCACCTTGGCCATCCTGATTGGCGGTGCCTTCTTGGTGATTACCGGGGTGGCCAACTGGCGCATCATCTTGGGCGTGTTCCTGGGGATGGTCGCCACGGCCACCTTAATGAACGCCGTTGGCTCAGCCGACAACCCCATGACCTCCATGCCTTGGTATTGGCACCTGAGCATTGGTGGCTTCGCCTTCGGCATGATGTTCATGGCCACCGATCCGGTATCGGCATCCATGACCAACGCGGGTCGCTACGCCTTTGGCGCACTCATCGGCTTCATGACCATTTTGATTCGCGTGATCAACCCGGCCTTCCCCGAAGGCATCATGCTGGCGATCTTGTTCGCCAACATCTTCGCCCCGCTGATCGACTACGCCGTCGTCAATGCCAACATTAAGCGGCGCCGTAATCGCTTGGCAGCAGCGCAACCGGCTGCCTGA
- a CDS encoding Na(+)-translocating NADH-quinone reductase subunit A produces the protein MQITIKKGLDLPMTGSPEQRIEEGPQTGRVAVIGGDYIGMKPTMLVAEGDRVKRGQPLFEDKKNPGVLYTAPACGEVEAINRGARRVLQSVVIRVDGDEAAEFTAFDDAQIDAGLDSAAVREQLIASGLWVSLRTRPYSKVPAVDASPAALFVTSIDSNAGAADPAVVIADDLDAYQRGLKVLRALVDCKIWVCKRAGASIDVPQLDNVDVAEFSGPHPSGLVGTHIHNLEPVSAERVVWHINYQDVMAIGRLFAQGQLDTQRVVALSGPEVTRPRLLRTQLGVCTDELIAGEIDTSTEVRVLSGAVLSGRRAAGWGRYLSRYHNQITVLREGREREFMGWVAPGTNKFSANNVFVSALRRARQTFAFSTSQNGSPRAMVPIGNYERVMPLDVLPTQLLRALLVKDTDTAQALGCLELDEEDLALCSFVCVGKYDYGPYLRANLEQIEKEG, from the coding sequence ATGCAGATCACGATCAAGAAAGGTCTGGACCTCCCCATGACCGGCAGTCCCGAACAGCGGATTGAGGAGGGCCCCCAAACCGGTCGTGTGGCCGTCATCGGCGGCGACTACATCGGCATGAAGCCCACCATGTTGGTGGCTGAAGGTGACCGCGTGAAGCGTGGTCAGCCGTTGTTTGAGGACAAGAAGAACCCTGGCGTTTTGTACACGGCTCCGGCTTGCGGTGAAGTGGAGGCGATTAATCGCGGTGCTCGCCGGGTTTTGCAGTCGGTGGTGATTCGCGTTGATGGGGATGAAGCGGCTGAATTCACCGCTTTCGATGACGCCCAGATCGATGCGGGGCTGGATAGTGCCGCAGTGCGCGAACAGCTGATTGCCTCCGGGTTATGGGTGAGTTTGCGCACGCGCCCCTATTCCAAAGTGCCGGCCGTCGATGCCAGCCCTGCGGCTCTTTTTGTCACCAGCATTGATAGCAATGCTGGCGCAGCAGACCCAGCCGTCGTGATCGCCGATGACTTAGACGCCTATCAACGCGGTCTCAAGGTCTTGCGTGCTCTGGTGGACTGCAAAATTTGGGTGTGCAAACGAGCCGGGGCCTCTATTGATGTGCCTCAGCTCGATAATGTGGACGTCGCCGAGTTTAGTGGCCCGCATCCATCCGGCTTGGTTGGAACGCATATTCATAACCTAGAGCCAGTGAGCGCTGAACGTGTCGTATGGCACATCAACTACCAGGATGTCATGGCCATTGGTCGCCTGTTCGCCCAAGGCCAACTGGATACACAACGGGTCGTTGCGCTATCCGGACCGGAGGTGACGCGTCCGCGCCTGCTTCGTACCCAGCTTGGCGTGTGTACCGACGAGCTGATTGCCGGCGAAATCGATACCTCGACCGAGGTTCGTGTGCTTTCCGGGGCTGTTTTATCGGGGCGCCGGGCAGCCGGATGGGGGCGGTACCTGTCTCGGTATCACAACCAAATCACCGTGCTGCGCGAAGGTCGCGAGCGCGAGTTCATGGGCTGGGTTGCTCCTGGCACCAACAAATTTTCAGCCAACAACGTCTTCGTGTCGGCGTTGCGGCGTGCGCGGCAGACTTTTGCGTTCAGCACCAGTCAAAACGGGAGCCCGCGCGCCATGGTTCCCATCGGCAATTATGAACGGGTCATGCCGTTGGACGTTCTGCCCACGCAGCTCCTTCGCGCGCTGCTGGTCAAGGACACAGACACCGCCCAGGCATTGGGCTGCCTGGAACTGGACGAGGAGGACTTGGCCCTGTGCAGCTTTGTCTGCGTTGGGAAATACGACTACGGCCCGTATTTGCGGGCGAACCTCGAACAGATTGAGAAAGAAGGTTAA
- a CDS encoding ammonium transporter, giving the protein MENNIFELQYAIDTFYFLVCGALVMWMAAGFAMLEAGLVRAKNTTEILTKNIALFSISCIMYLICGYMIMYGGDLFLSGIADVDADAVLGDFAEREDGFRGGSIYAGASDFFFQVVFVATAMSIVSGAVAERMKLFAFLLFAVVMTGFIYPLEGSWTWGGASVFGMYTLGDLGFSDFAGSGIVHMAGAAAALAGVLLLGARKGKYGADGKINAIPGANLPLATLGTFILWMGWFGFNGGSVLKLGDISSSASVAMVFLNTNTAAAGGSVAALLLARVLFGKADLTMALNGALAGLVAITAEPSTPTALEATIFGAMGGILVVFSIIGLDKLKIDDPVGAISVHGTCGLLGLLLVPLTNDGVSFSGQLIGAVTIFAWVFVASLVVWGIIKAVMGLRVTEEEEYEGTDQSECGLEAYPEFTNS; this is encoded by the coding sequence ATGGAAAACAATATTTTTGAACTGCAGTACGCCATAGACACCTTCTACTTCTTGGTGTGTGGCGCTCTGGTGATGTGGATGGCGGCAGGCTTCGCCATGCTTGAGGCCGGCTTGGTCCGGGCTAAGAACACCACCGAAATCCTGACCAAGAACATTGCTTTGTTCTCGATCAGCTGCATCATGTACCTCATCTGCGGTTACATGATCATGTACGGAGGAGACCTGTTCCTCTCCGGTATCGCTGATGTCGATGCAGATGCTGTGTTGGGCGACTTTGCGGAGCGTGAGGACGGCTTCCGCGGTGGTTCCATCTACGCTGGTGCCTCTGACTTCTTCTTCCAGGTCGTGTTCGTGGCAACCGCCATGTCCATCGTGTCTGGTGCGGTGGCCGAGCGCATGAAGCTATTTGCTTTCTTGCTCTTCGCTGTGGTGATGACCGGCTTTATCTACCCACTGGAAGGCAGCTGGACCTGGGGCGGTGCCTCTGTCTTTGGTATGTACACCTTGGGCGATCTGGGCTTCTCCGACTTTGCAGGTTCCGGCATCGTGCATATGGCTGGTGCCGCTGCGGCTCTGGCTGGTGTTCTGCTGCTTGGTGCACGTAAGGGCAAATATGGAGCCGACGGCAAAATCAATGCTATCCCCGGTGCCAACCTGCCTTTGGCGACGCTGGGTACCTTCATCCTGTGGATGGGTTGGTTCGGCTTTAACGGCGGCTCGGTGCTCAAGCTGGGTGATATCAGCAGCTCGGCATCGGTGGCCATGGTGTTCCTGAACACCAATACCGCTGCTGCCGGTGGTTCTGTTGCTGCCTTGCTGCTCGCTCGCGTGCTCTTTGGTAAGGCCGACCTGACCATGGCCCTGAACGGTGCTCTGGCTGGCTTGGTTGCTATTACCGCTGAGCCCAGCACACCGACCGCTTTGGAAGCCACGATCTTCGGTGCCATGGGCGGCATCTTGGTGGTGTTCTCCATCATCGGTCTGGATAAGCTGAAGATCGACGATCCCGTCGGTGCCATCTCCGTGCACGGAACCTGCGGTCTGCTGGGTCTGTTGCTGGTGCCTTTGACCAACGACGGCGTGAGCTTCAGTGGTCAGCTGATTGGTGCTGTGACCATCTTCGCCTGGGTCTTTGTGGCCAGCTTGGTTGTCTGGGGCATCATCAAGGCCGTTATGGGTCTGCGGGTGACCGAAGAAGAAGAGTACGAAGGCACAGACCAGAGCGAATGTGGTTTAGAAGCCTATCCGGAGTTCACCAACTCCTAA
- the glnK gene encoding P-II family nitrogen regulator, whose amino-acid sequence MKLIAAVIKPFKLDEVREALSEVGVKGLTVTEVKGFGRQKGHTELYRGAEYVVDFLPKVKIEIGVDDAQVEAVIEAISKAAHTGKIGDGKIFVSPLEEAIRIRTSETGKDAL is encoded by the coding sequence ATGAAACTGATAGCAGCCGTCATCAAGCCCTTCAAGCTGGATGAGGTGCGCGAAGCGCTCTCTGAAGTTGGCGTGAAGGGCCTGACTGTGACCGAAGTCAAAGGCTTTGGTCGGCAAAAGGGACACACCGAACTGTATCGCGGGGCGGAGTACGTCGTTGACTTTCTGCCGAAAGTCAAAATTGAGATTGGCGTGGACGACGCGCAAGTCGAAGCCGTGATCGAGGCCATTAGTAAGGCCGCACACACCGGCAAGATCGGTGACGGGAAGATCTTCGTTTCCCCGCTGGAGGAAGCTATTCGCATCCGCACCAGCGAGACCGGCAAAGACGCTCTCTAA
- a CDS encoding accessory factor UbiK family protein: MLELKTLQDLSDRLAAVLPPGMSQVRDELRENFRMVLQARLAELDLVTRDQFDAQKALLAQSRKRLEELEQRLQTLESQN, from the coding sequence ATGTTGGAACTCAAAACACTGCAAGACCTCTCCGACCGCTTGGCGGCGGTGCTACCGCCCGGCATGAGCCAGGTGCGCGACGAGCTGCGGGAGAATTTCCGGATGGTGCTGCAAGCTCGGCTGGCCGAGCTCGACTTGGTGACCCGGGATCAGTTCGATGCGCAAAAAGCCTTATTGGCTCAGTCGCGTAAGCGGCTGGAAGAACTCGAGCAGCGGCTGCAGACCCTGGAAAGCCAGAACTGA
- a CDS encoding cytochrome c5 family protein, giving the protein MNGVAVDHSHDRVFFNTFSLVLGVLVLITVVISAIANTIDPDEKENPERTKAVAERIAPVGAVYTDAAAVAAAKPAAPAATEVAAARDASGIVNGVCSGCHMAGVLGAIKLDDTAGWQARLDEAGLDMLVSNAINGKNSMPPRGGDASLSDDDIRRSVVYMLENAGVSLP; this is encoded by the coding sequence GTGAACGGTGTTGCCGTTGATCACAGTCACGACCGGGTCTTTTTCAACACCTTTAGCTTGGTGCTGGGAGTGTTGGTGCTTATCACTGTAGTGATCAGTGCCATTGCCAACACCATCGATCCCGACGAAAAAGAGAATCCTGAGCGGACCAAGGCCGTTGCTGAACGCATTGCTCCGGTAGGCGCTGTGTATACAGATGCGGCGGCGGTTGCAGCTGCCAAACCGGCTGCACCAGCTGCCACCGAAGTGGCTGCGGCGCGGGATGCCTCGGGTATCGTGAATGGGGTGTGCTCTGGCTGTCACATGGCGGGCGTGCTGGGGGCGATTAAGCTAGACGATACAGCCGGCTGGCAGGCTCGTTTGGACGAGGCCGGTTTGGACATGCTGGTGAGTAATGCGATTAACGGCAAGAACAGCATGCCACCACGTGGTGGTGACGCCAGCCTCAGCGACGACGATATCCGTCGCTCCGTGGTGTACATGTTGGAAAATGCTGGGGTCAGCCTGCCCTAG
- a CDS encoding DUF374 domain-containing protein, whose amino-acid sequence MGRRLLYFVLLHIIQLLRRSCRYRIHGEQNLPADRAGLKGGFVMAFWHQNLVSAIMAESGRRCFTTMISRSRDGEAIAHVVRSLGHLPARGSSARGGRDKGGRQARDELVAYLQQGYPGAVTVDGPLGPLYEVKFGVIDMARKAGVPVVPYFVVPQRYWTVPSWDRLRIPWPFTTIDVYYGPPITVPEATQTRDFGPIQAQIKSALDAMEQQYNHTAVAQKP is encoded by the coding sequence ATGGGACGCCGCCTACTGTACTTCGTGCTCTTGCACATCATTCAACTCCTGCGTCGGAGTTGCCGTTATCGCATTCATGGCGAGCAGAATCTGCCCGCCGACCGCGCCGGTTTGAAGGGCGGCTTTGTGATGGCGTTTTGGCACCAAAACTTGGTCTCAGCCATCATGGCCGAGAGCGGTCGTCGCTGCTTTACCACCATGATTAGCCGCTCCCGCGATGGTGAGGCTATTGCCCATGTGGTGCGTTCCTTGGGTCATCTGCCAGCGCGTGGCAGTTCCGCTCGGGGTGGACGAGACAAAGGCGGCCGCCAAGCCAGAGATGAGCTCGTGGCTTATTTGCAGCAAGGCTACCCTGGCGCGGTGACGGTGGACGGCCCCCTCGGGCCGCTCTACGAGGTAAAGTTTGGCGTAATCGACATGGCGCGCAAGGCCGGTGTGCCAGTGGTGCCCTATTTCGTGGTGCCGCAGCGCTACTGGACGGTGCCGAGTTGGGATCGGCTACGAATTCCCTGGCCATTCACCACTATAGACGTGTACTACGGGCCACCAATCACGGTGCCGGAAGCCACGCAGACCCGTGACTTTGGTCCCATTCAGGCACAGATCAAATCTGCGCTGGATGCTATGGAGCAGCAATACAACCATACTGCGGTTGCCCAGAAGCCTTAG
- a CDS encoding GNAT family N-acetyltransferase, whose protein sequence is MICPKPSTRLRFRAPSLDDAEFVRELVMQPAWQRYISAHTLADKVAAQGYIEQRLLSHLQREGMGLWVCEALATGQPLGLCGLLRRSGLPGPDLGFALLPEFWGQGFGRESAQQVLALGFASLGLASVWAICHPENRASQRVLADLGFVPDGIYYAPEEQTALLRWICERSARGRAASAASNPG, encoded by the coding sequence ATGATCTGTCCTAAACCCAGTACGCGTCTGCGCTTTCGGGCACCGTCGTTGGACGATGCGGAGTTTGTCCGCGAGCTGGTCATGCAGCCTGCATGGCAGCGCTACATCAGCGCCCATACTCTGGCGGACAAGGTCGCCGCGCAGGGGTACATCGAGCAGCGGCTGTTATCCCACCTCCAGCGCGAGGGGATGGGACTTTGGGTGTGTGAAGCGTTGGCGACCGGACAGCCGCTGGGGTTATGTGGTTTATTGCGCCGCAGTGGCCTGCCAGGGCCAGACCTGGGTTTTGCCTTGCTGCCCGAGTTTTGGGGGCAGGGTTTTGGTCGAGAGTCGGCGCAGCAAGTGCTGGCTTTGGGCTTTGCCAGTTTGGGCTTGGCCTCGGTATGGGCTATTTGTCACCCAGAGAATCGCGCCTCCCAGCGCGTTTTGGCGGATTTGGGTTTTGTGCCGGACGGGATTTACTACGCGCCCGAGGAGCAAACCGCTTTGTTGCGCTGGATTTGCGAGCGATCCGCTCGAGGTCGGGCTGCGTCGGCCGCATCGAATCCCGGATAA
- a CDS encoding MAPEG family protein, translated as MPEASLSSLWSAYQPVLMVLAGMGALSIVQLLVADVAGILSRHRPGFPVTPDAGSFFFRAVRAHANTNESLTAFVILALVAVFAAAPTSFTNGFCVAYGLGRIGHMLCYYLGWSLARSASFAVSAVALVGLAGTVLWTLAQA; from the coding sequence ATGCCTGAGGCATCACTATCATCGCTATGGTCGGCTTACCAGCCCGTGTTGATGGTGCTGGCTGGCATGGGCGCCTTAAGCATCGTCCAACTCTTGGTGGCCGATGTGGCTGGAATACTCAGCCGCCATCGCCCCGGTTTTCCTGTGACTCCGGATGCGGGCTCGTTTTTCTTTCGCGCTGTACGCGCTCACGCTAATACCAATGAAAGTCTGACCGCCTTTGTCATCTTGGCGTTGGTGGCCGTGTTCGCAGCCGCGCCAACATCCTTCACCAATGGTTTCTGCGTGGCCTATGGGCTCGGCCGCATAGGGCATATGCTGTGTTACTACCTGGGTTGGAGCCTGGCGCGATCGGCCAGCTTCGCGGTAAGTGCCGTGGCTTTGGTGGGGCTCGCGGGAACGGTGCTGTGGACGCTGGCACAAGCGTAG